One window of the Cydia amplana chromosome 26, ilCydAmpl1.1, whole genome shotgun sequence genome contains the following:
- the LOC134660192 gene encoding uncharacterized protein LOC134660192 has translation MSAIDTKQVWPNISRDNLDEKYEKCRNITEEIYKRINITFQIKKLETGTQSDDSDQSDVIDSNELSNETDLFACDKSSISSSSELEAEPPARAVNINNNEEKKKAAVSRRPRKRFRKRVKKRPAAAPDSDASSDSAAPLSRMLGERVVPNIVIITKDAKPRIKTPERKPWSTKDKVEGRDKTDNAIDKERSELRACSKCSLYFRGERGLRRHMNMTHITPDDPRKRERDNSPA, from the exons ATGTCAGCAATAGATACCAAACAAGTGTGGCCCAATATTTCGAGGGATAACCTTGACGAGAAGTACGAGAAATGTCGAAATATCACCGAGGAAATATACAAGAgaattaacataacatttcaaATCAAAAAGCTGGAAACGGGGACTCAAAGTGATGATTCGGACCAAag TGACGTAATCGACAGCAACGAACTAAGCAACGAGACTGACTTGTTCGCCTGCGACAAGAGCAGCATATCCAGCAGCTCGGAGCTGGAGGCCGAGCCGCCGGCGAGGGCTGTCAACATCAACAACAACGAGGAGAAAAAGAAAGCGGCTGTCTCCCGCCGGCCGAGGAAGAG ATTCCGTAAGCGAGTGAAGAAGCGGCCCGCGGCCGCCCCTGACTCGGACGCGTCCAGCGACTCCGCGGCGCCGCTCAGCCGCATGCTCGGGGAGCGGGTGGTGCCCAACATTGTGATCATCACTAAAG ACGCAAAGCCGCGTATCAAGACGCCGGAGCGCAAGCCGTGGAGCACCAAAGACAAGGTCGAGGGCAGAGACAAGACAGACAACGCCATAGACAAGGAGAGGAGCGAGCTGAGAGCGTGCAGCAAGTGTAGCTTGTACTTCAGGGGCGAAAGAGGATTAAG GCGCCACATGAACATGACTCACATCACTCCAGATGACCCCCGAAAGCGTGAAAGAGACAACAGTCCGGCTTAA